In Xiphophorus couchianus chromosome 24, X_couchianus-1.0, whole genome shotgun sequence, a single genomic region encodes these proteins:
- the hdac6 gene encoding histone deacetylase 6 isoform X2 — protein MASGSDLPGSGVKSVRRSPRLSPQAVGGVSLQEVKRTGRMENSKEEDGLSGRLKTLDLCSRSAASGTGLVYSQIFTQHQNLWDTSHVESPDRVTAIMLELQRRELLSLCVTVEPREATEEELLLAHTKLYVDAMRATRTMTQTELQSLSDRYDSVYLHPESFQVCVTAVGSVLQLVDRVQTSDVRNGFAVIRPPGHHAQADQPNGFCVFNNMAVAARYAQKRHAVNRVLIVDWDVHHGQGIQYQFQEDPSVLYFSIHRYEGGAFWPHLQESDCSFVGSGRAEGRNINLPWNKTGMSDADYITAFQQVLLPVAYEFQPQLVLVSAGFDAAAGDPKGEMCVRPQCFHILTHMLMSLAEGRLVLALEGGYDLQATAEGVAACVTSLLGGACPLLNPPTAPCDSALQSISGTVSALYPHWASLQVLAGPSLESPVITAAANHSSPTPASINTCVATTTGLAYDEKMMEHVNLWDRHHPEQPQRISKIFSKHQQQGLVARCHRIPARLATEEELAVCHSLQHIEQMKATAEMKPRDLHKLGNEFTSIFFSNQSFQCAQLAAGSCFNAVDAILSGQLSNGVAIVRPPGHHAERDAPCGFCLFNTAALAARYAQKNSHDPQLRVLILDWDVHHGNGTQHMFEDDDSVLYISLHRYDNGTFFPFSEDAASDRVGVAKGAGFNVNVAWSGGRMGDSDYLAAFHHIVMPIAAEFNPGLVLVSAGFDAARGDPLGGYQVTPEGYAHLTHLLMSLAGGRVLIILEGGYNLTSISDSMAMCTSMLLGDAPPSLATPFPPPHHCAVATIREVIRHHAPYWRSLRITVPESVQLALPSPKHRGKRSSEGKKSDKRPLPPAGQEVATGMEQLTQGLASLDITQAPPTPQEPPTMEVKGDVEPELENSQSAESMQTQNVTMATADSDPKGGEGSGEGAEPTPEGACGWSKPQVSLELTCSTEMGGDTLYVVDPLPWCPHLDAVKPLPPSGVDVFQPCSDCGSDAENWICLTCYQVCCGRYVNEHMVTHGAVSEHPVVLSFSDLSVWCYLCESYVHHQVLFEAKNAAHFAKFGEEVPPWC, from the exons ATGGCGTCCGGATCGGATCTTCCGGGATCCGGAGTGAAATCAGTCAGGAGGTCTCCACGCCTGTCACCTCag GCTGTGGGCGGAGTCAGCCTGCAGGAGGTGAAGAGGACAGGACGGATGGAGAATAGCAAAGAGGAAGACGGTCTGAGTGGACGTCTGAAAACGCTG GATCTGTGCAGCAGGTCTGCAGCCAGCGGAACCGGACTGGTTTACTCCCAGATCTTCACGCAACACCAGAACCTCTGGGATACCAG CCATGTGGAGAGTCCAGACAGAGTGACGGCCATCATGTTGGAGCTGCAGAGAAGGGAGCTGCTGAGCCTCTGTGTCACTGTGGAG CCCAGAGAAGCTACAGAGGAGGAGCTGTTGCTGGCTCACAC GAAGCTTTATGTGGACGCCATGAGGGCGACTCGGACGATGACCCAGACGGAGCTGCAGAGTCTGTCTGACCGATACGACTCTGTCTACCTCCACCCT gagTCCTTCCAGGTGTGTGTGACGGCTGTTGGTTCAGTCCTCCAGCTGGTGGATCGGGTCCAGACCTCTGACGTCAGGAACGGATTCGCTGTCATCAG ACCTCCAGGTCATCACGCTCAGGCCGACCAGCCCAACGGCTTCTGTGTGTTCAACAACATGGCGGTTGCGGCTCGCTACGCTCAGAAACGCCACGCTGTCAACAG GGTTCTGATCGTGGACTGGGACGTCCATCATGGTCAGGGCATCCAGTACCAGTTCCAGGAGGATCCCAG tgtgctGTACTTCAGCATCCACAGGTATGAGGGCGGAGCCTTCTGGCCTCACCTGCAGGAGTCGGACTGCAGCTTTGTGGGCAGCGGGAGAGCTGAAGGGAGGAACATCAACCTGCCGTGGAACAAG ACGGGGATGAGCGACGCTGATTACATCACCGCCTTCCAGCAGGTGCTGCTGCCGGTGGCCTAtgag ttcCAGCCTCAGCTGGTTCTGGTCTCAGCTGGTTTTGATGCTGCAGCCGGAGATCCGAAG gggGAGATGTGTGTCCGCCCTCAGTGTTTCCACATTCTGACCCACATGTTGATGAGTTTGGCTGAAGGTCGGCTCGTTCTCGCTCTGGAG GGAGGCTATGACCTTCAGGCGACAGCAGAGGGCGTCGCAGCCTGCGTCACATCTCTGCTGGGCGGGGCCTGTCCTCTTCTGAACCCGCCCACTGCTCCCTGTGACAG CGCCTTGCAGTCCATCTCTGGGACCGTCTCAGCGCTGTACCCACACTGGGCCTCGCTGCAGGTTCTGGCTGGACCCAGTCTTGAGAGTCCTGTCATCACAGCAGCAGCGAATCACAGCAGCCCAACACCGGCTTCCATCAACACTTGTGTTGCCACGACAACAGGTCTGGCTTACGATGAGAAGATGATGGAGCATGTGAACCTGTGGGACAG GCATCACCCTGAACAGCCTCAGAGGATTTCTAAGATCTTCTCCAAACATCAGCAGCAGGGATTGGTCGCCCGTTGCCATCGGATACCCGCCCGCCTGGCGACAGAGGAGGAGCTGGCCGTGTGTCACAG ccTGCAGCACATCGAGCAGATGAAGGCGACGGCGGAGATGAAACCCCGCGACCTTCACAAACTGGGAAACGAGTTCACCTCCATCTTCTTCAGCAACCAGAGCTTCCAGTGCGCCCAGTTGGCTGCTGGAAGCTGCTTCAACGCCGTGGACGCCATCCTTAGTGGCCAG CTGAGTAACGGCGTGGCCATCGTCCGCCCTCCGGGTCACCACGCTGAGAGAGATGCTCCCTGCGGTTTCTGTCTCTTCAACACCGCCGCTCTCGCCGCTCGCTACGCCCAGAAAAACTCCCATGATCCTCAGCTGCGAGTGCTGATCCTTGACTGGGACGTTCACCATGGCAACGGGACGCAGCACATGTTTGAAGACGACGACAG cGTTCTGTACATCTCTCTCCATCGCTATGACAACGGGACATTCTTCCCCTTCTCAGAGGACGCCGCCTCCGACAGGGTGGGCGTGGCCAAGGGAGCGGGCTTTAACGTGAACGTAGCGTGGAGTGGCGGGCGAATGGGCGACTCTGATTACCTGGCAGCATTTCATCACATTGTCATGCCGATCGCTGCCGAG tttaACCCCGGACTGGTTTTGGTGTCGGCCGGATTTGACGCGGCCCGGGGAGATCCGCTGGGCGGGTACCAGGTGACTCCTGAGGGATACGCCCACCTCACACACCTGCTGATGTCACTGGCTGGGGGGCGTGTCCTCATCATCCTGGAG GGCGGTTATAACCTGACGTCCATCTCTGACTCCATGGCGATGTGCACCAGCATGTTGCTAGGAGACGCTCCCCCCTCACTGGCCACACCTTTCCCTCCTCCCCATCACTGTGCAGTGGCAACAATCAGGGAAGTCATCCGACATCACGCCCCCTACTGGCGCTCCCTGAGGATTACCG TTCCAGAGTCGGTGCAGTTGGCCCTCCCCTCCCCAAAGCATCGTGGGAAACGTAGTTCTGAAGGCAAGAAGTCAGACAAACGGccactgccccctgctggacaggAGGTTGCTACG GGTATGGAGCAGCTCACTCAGGGATTGGCCAGTCTAGATATCACTCAAGCCCCGCCCACCCCACAGGAACCGCCCACAATGGAGGTCAAAGGTGATGTGGAGCCTGAGTTGGagaacagccaatcagcagagAGCATGCAGACTCAG aatgttaccatggcaacagcagaCTCAGACCCCAAGGGAGGAGAGGGGTCAGGCGAAGGGGCGGAGCCTACGCCAGAGGGAGCCTGTGGTTGGTCGAAGCCTCAGGTGTCTCTGGAGCTGACGTGCAGCACTGAGATGGGCGGA GACACTCTGTACGTGGTGGACCCTCTGCCCTGGTGTCCTCACCTGGATGCAGTTAAGCCCCTCCCTCCCTCAGGTGTTGACGTCTTCCAGCCGTGCAGTGACTGCGGTTCTGACGCGGAGAACTGGATCTGCCTCACGTGCTATCAG GTGTGCTGCGGTCGCTACGTTAATGAGCACATGGTGACTCACGGCGCCGTGTCAGAGCACCCTGTGGTGCtcagcttctctgatttgtCCGTTTGGTGCTACCTGTGTGAGTCCTATGTCCACCACCAG GTTCTGTTCGAAGCCAAGAACGCCGCTCACTTCGCCAAGTTTGGAGAGGAAGTTCCTCCCTGGTGCTGA
- the hdac6 gene encoding histone deacetylase 6 isoform X3 translates to MASGSDLPGSGVKSVRRSPRLSPQAVGGVSLQEVKRTGRMENSKEEDGLSGRLKTLDLCSRSAASGTGLVYSQIFTQHQNLWDTSHVESPDRVTAIMLELQRRELLSLCVTVEPREATEEELLLAHTKLYVDAMRATRTMTQTELQSLSDRYDSVYLHPESFQVCVTAVGSVLQLVDRVQTSDVRNGFAVIRPPGHHAQADQPNGFCVFNNMAVAARYAQKRHAVNRVLIVDWDVHHGQGIQYQFQEDPSVLYFSIHRYEGGAFWPHLQESDCSFVGSGRAEGRNINLPWNKTGMSDADYITAFQQVLLPVAYEFQPQLVLVSAGFDAAAGDPKGEMCVRPQCFHILTHMLMSLAEGRLVLALEGGYDLQATAEGVAACVTSLLGGACPLLNPPTAPCDSALQSISGTVSALYPHWASLQVLAGPSLESPVITAAANHSSPTPASINTCVATTTGLAYDEKMMEHVNLWDRHHPEQPQRISKIFSKHQQQGLVARCHRIPARLATEEELAVCHSLQHIEQMKATAEMKPRDLHKLGNEFTSIFFSNQSFQCAQLAAGSCFNAVDAILSGQLSNGVAIVRPPGHHAERDAPCGFCLFNTAALAARYAQKNSHDPQLRVLILDWDVHHGNGTQHMFEDDDSVLYISLHRYDNGTFFPFSEDAASDRVGVAKGAGFNVNVAWSGGRMGDSDYLAAFHHIVMPIAAEFNPGLVLVSAGFDAARGDPLGGYQVTPEGYAHLTHLLMSLAGGRVLIILEGGYNLTSISDSMAMCTSMLLGDAPPSLATPFPPPHHCAVATIREVIRHHAPYWRSLRITVPESVQLALPSPKHRGKRSSEGKKSDKRPLPPAGQEMQGMEQLTQGLASLDITQAPPTPQEPPTMEVKGDVEPELENSQSAESMQTQNVTMATADSDPKGGEGSGEGAEPTPEGACGWSKPQVSLELTCSTEMGGDTLYVVDPLPWCPHLDAVKPLPPSGVDVFQPCSDCGSDAENWICLTCYQVCCGRYVNEHMVTHGAVSEHPVVLSFSDLSVWCYLCESYVHHQVLFEAKNAAHFAKFGEEVPPWC, encoded by the exons ATGGCGTCCGGATCGGATCTTCCGGGATCCGGAGTGAAATCAGTCAGGAGGTCTCCACGCCTGTCACCTCag GCTGTGGGCGGAGTCAGCCTGCAGGAGGTGAAGAGGACAGGACGGATGGAGAATAGCAAAGAGGAAGACGGTCTGAGTGGACGTCTGAAAACGCTG GATCTGTGCAGCAGGTCTGCAGCCAGCGGAACCGGACTGGTTTACTCCCAGATCTTCACGCAACACCAGAACCTCTGGGATACCAG CCATGTGGAGAGTCCAGACAGAGTGACGGCCATCATGTTGGAGCTGCAGAGAAGGGAGCTGCTGAGCCTCTGTGTCACTGTGGAG CCCAGAGAAGCTACAGAGGAGGAGCTGTTGCTGGCTCACAC GAAGCTTTATGTGGACGCCATGAGGGCGACTCGGACGATGACCCAGACGGAGCTGCAGAGTCTGTCTGACCGATACGACTCTGTCTACCTCCACCCT gagTCCTTCCAGGTGTGTGTGACGGCTGTTGGTTCAGTCCTCCAGCTGGTGGATCGGGTCCAGACCTCTGACGTCAGGAACGGATTCGCTGTCATCAG ACCTCCAGGTCATCACGCTCAGGCCGACCAGCCCAACGGCTTCTGTGTGTTCAACAACATGGCGGTTGCGGCTCGCTACGCTCAGAAACGCCACGCTGTCAACAG GGTTCTGATCGTGGACTGGGACGTCCATCATGGTCAGGGCATCCAGTACCAGTTCCAGGAGGATCCCAG tgtgctGTACTTCAGCATCCACAGGTATGAGGGCGGAGCCTTCTGGCCTCACCTGCAGGAGTCGGACTGCAGCTTTGTGGGCAGCGGGAGAGCTGAAGGGAGGAACATCAACCTGCCGTGGAACAAG ACGGGGATGAGCGACGCTGATTACATCACCGCCTTCCAGCAGGTGCTGCTGCCGGTGGCCTAtgag ttcCAGCCTCAGCTGGTTCTGGTCTCAGCTGGTTTTGATGCTGCAGCCGGAGATCCGAAG gggGAGATGTGTGTCCGCCCTCAGTGTTTCCACATTCTGACCCACATGTTGATGAGTTTGGCTGAAGGTCGGCTCGTTCTCGCTCTGGAG GGAGGCTATGACCTTCAGGCGACAGCAGAGGGCGTCGCAGCCTGCGTCACATCTCTGCTGGGCGGGGCCTGTCCTCTTCTGAACCCGCCCACTGCTCCCTGTGACAG CGCCTTGCAGTCCATCTCTGGGACCGTCTCAGCGCTGTACCCACACTGGGCCTCGCTGCAGGTTCTGGCTGGACCCAGTCTTGAGAGTCCTGTCATCACAGCAGCAGCGAATCACAGCAGCCCAACACCGGCTTCCATCAACACTTGTGTTGCCACGACAACAGGTCTGGCTTACGATGAGAAGATGATGGAGCATGTGAACCTGTGGGACAG GCATCACCCTGAACAGCCTCAGAGGATTTCTAAGATCTTCTCCAAACATCAGCAGCAGGGATTGGTCGCCCGTTGCCATCGGATACCCGCCCGCCTGGCGACAGAGGAGGAGCTGGCCGTGTGTCACAG ccTGCAGCACATCGAGCAGATGAAGGCGACGGCGGAGATGAAACCCCGCGACCTTCACAAACTGGGAAACGAGTTCACCTCCATCTTCTTCAGCAACCAGAGCTTCCAGTGCGCCCAGTTGGCTGCTGGAAGCTGCTTCAACGCCGTGGACGCCATCCTTAGTGGCCAG CTGAGTAACGGCGTGGCCATCGTCCGCCCTCCGGGTCACCACGCTGAGAGAGATGCTCCCTGCGGTTTCTGTCTCTTCAACACCGCCGCTCTCGCCGCTCGCTACGCCCAGAAAAACTCCCATGATCCTCAGCTGCGAGTGCTGATCCTTGACTGGGACGTTCACCATGGCAACGGGACGCAGCACATGTTTGAAGACGACGACAG cGTTCTGTACATCTCTCTCCATCGCTATGACAACGGGACATTCTTCCCCTTCTCAGAGGACGCCGCCTCCGACAGGGTGGGCGTGGCCAAGGGAGCGGGCTTTAACGTGAACGTAGCGTGGAGTGGCGGGCGAATGGGCGACTCTGATTACCTGGCAGCATTTCATCACATTGTCATGCCGATCGCTGCCGAG tttaACCCCGGACTGGTTTTGGTGTCGGCCGGATTTGACGCGGCCCGGGGAGATCCGCTGGGCGGGTACCAGGTGACTCCTGAGGGATACGCCCACCTCACACACCTGCTGATGTCACTGGCTGGGGGGCGTGTCCTCATCATCCTGGAG GGCGGTTATAACCTGACGTCCATCTCTGACTCCATGGCGATGTGCACCAGCATGTTGCTAGGAGACGCTCCCCCCTCACTGGCCACACCTTTCCCTCCTCCCCATCACTGTGCAGTGGCAACAATCAGGGAAGTCATCCGACATCACGCCCCCTACTGGCGCTCCCTGAGGATTACCG TTCCAGAGTCGGTGCAGTTGGCCCTCCCCTCCCCAAAGCATCGTGGGAAACGTAGTTCTGAAGGCAAGAAGTCAGACAAACGGccactgccccctgctggacaggAG ATGCAGGGTATGGAGCAGCTCACTCAGGGATTGGCCAGTCTAGATATCACTCAAGCCCCGCCCACCCCACAGGAACCGCCCACAATGGAGGTCAAAGGTGATGTGGAGCCTGAGTTGGagaacagccaatcagcagagAGCATGCAGACTCAG aatgttaccatggcaacagcagaCTCAGACCCCAAGGGAGGAGAGGGGTCAGGCGAAGGGGCGGAGCCTACGCCAGAGGGAGCCTGTGGTTGGTCGAAGCCTCAGGTGTCTCTGGAGCTGACGTGCAGCACTGAGATGGGCGGA GACACTCTGTACGTGGTGGACCCTCTGCCCTGGTGTCCTCACCTGGATGCAGTTAAGCCCCTCCCTCCCTCAGGTGTTGACGTCTTCCAGCCGTGCAGTGACTGCGGTTCTGACGCGGAGAACTGGATCTGCCTCACGTGCTATCAG GTGTGCTGCGGTCGCTACGTTAATGAGCACATGGTGACTCACGGCGCCGTGTCAGAGCACCCTGTGGTGCtcagcttctctgatttgtCCGTTTGGTGCTACCTGTGTGAGTCCTATGTCCACCACCAG GTTCTGTTCGAAGCCAAGAACGCCGCTCACTTCGCCAAGTTTGGAGAGGAAGTTCCTCCCTGGTGCTGA
- the hdac6 gene encoding histone deacetylase 6 isoform X1 → MASGSDLPGSGVKSVRRSPRLSPQAVGGVSLQEVKRTGRMENSKEEDGLSGRLKTLDLCSRSAASGTGLVYSQIFTQHQNLWDTSHVESPDRVTAIMLELQRRELLSLCVTVEPREATEEELLLAHTKLYVDAMRATRTMTQTELQSLSDRYDSVYLHPESFQVCVTAVGSVLQLVDRVQTSDVRNGFAVIRPPGHHAQADQPNGFCVFNNMAVAARYAQKRHAVNRVLIVDWDVHHGQGIQYQFQEDPSVLYFSIHRYEGGAFWPHLQESDCSFVGSGRAEGRNINLPWNKTGMSDADYITAFQQVLLPVAYEFQPQLVLVSAGFDAAAGDPKGEMCVRPQCFHILTHMLMSLAEGRLVLALEGGYDLQATAEGVAACVTSLLGGACPLLNPPTAPCDSALQSISGTVSALYPHWASLQVLAGPSLESPVITAAANHSSPTPASINTCVATTTGLAYDEKMMEHVNLWDRHHPEQPQRISKIFSKHQQQGLVARCHRIPARLATEEELAVCHSLQHIEQMKATAEMKPRDLHKLGNEFTSIFFSNQSFQCAQLAAGSCFNAVDAILSGQLSNGVAIVRPPGHHAERDAPCGFCLFNTAALAARYAQKNSHDPQLRVLILDWDVHHGNGTQHMFEDDDSVLYISLHRYDNGTFFPFSEDAASDRVGVAKGAGFNVNVAWSGGRMGDSDYLAAFHHIVMPIAAEFNPGLVLVSAGFDAARGDPLGGYQVTPEGYAHLTHLLMSLAGGRVLIILEGGYNLTSISDSMAMCTSMLLGDAPPSLATPFPPPHHCAVATIREVIRHHAPYWRSLRITVPESVQLALPSPKHRGKRSSEGKKSDKRPLPPAGQEVATMQGMEQLTQGLASLDITQAPPTPQEPPTMEVKGDVEPELENSQSAESMQTQNVTMATADSDPKGGEGSGEGAEPTPEGACGWSKPQVSLELTCSTEMGGDTLYVVDPLPWCPHLDAVKPLPPSGVDVFQPCSDCGSDAENWICLTCYQVCCGRYVNEHMVTHGAVSEHPVVLSFSDLSVWCYLCESYVHHQVLFEAKNAAHFAKFGEEVPPWC, encoded by the exons ATGGCGTCCGGATCGGATCTTCCGGGATCCGGAGTGAAATCAGTCAGGAGGTCTCCACGCCTGTCACCTCag GCTGTGGGCGGAGTCAGCCTGCAGGAGGTGAAGAGGACAGGACGGATGGAGAATAGCAAAGAGGAAGACGGTCTGAGTGGACGTCTGAAAACGCTG GATCTGTGCAGCAGGTCTGCAGCCAGCGGAACCGGACTGGTTTACTCCCAGATCTTCACGCAACACCAGAACCTCTGGGATACCAG CCATGTGGAGAGTCCAGACAGAGTGACGGCCATCATGTTGGAGCTGCAGAGAAGGGAGCTGCTGAGCCTCTGTGTCACTGTGGAG CCCAGAGAAGCTACAGAGGAGGAGCTGTTGCTGGCTCACAC GAAGCTTTATGTGGACGCCATGAGGGCGACTCGGACGATGACCCAGACGGAGCTGCAGAGTCTGTCTGACCGATACGACTCTGTCTACCTCCACCCT gagTCCTTCCAGGTGTGTGTGACGGCTGTTGGTTCAGTCCTCCAGCTGGTGGATCGGGTCCAGACCTCTGACGTCAGGAACGGATTCGCTGTCATCAG ACCTCCAGGTCATCACGCTCAGGCCGACCAGCCCAACGGCTTCTGTGTGTTCAACAACATGGCGGTTGCGGCTCGCTACGCTCAGAAACGCCACGCTGTCAACAG GGTTCTGATCGTGGACTGGGACGTCCATCATGGTCAGGGCATCCAGTACCAGTTCCAGGAGGATCCCAG tgtgctGTACTTCAGCATCCACAGGTATGAGGGCGGAGCCTTCTGGCCTCACCTGCAGGAGTCGGACTGCAGCTTTGTGGGCAGCGGGAGAGCTGAAGGGAGGAACATCAACCTGCCGTGGAACAAG ACGGGGATGAGCGACGCTGATTACATCACCGCCTTCCAGCAGGTGCTGCTGCCGGTGGCCTAtgag ttcCAGCCTCAGCTGGTTCTGGTCTCAGCTGGTTTTGATGCTGCAGCCGGAGATCCGAAG gggGAGATGTGTGTCCGCCCTCAGTGTTTCCACATTCTGACCCACATGTTGATGAGTTTGGCTGAAGGTCGGCTCGTTCTCGCTCTGGAG GGAGGCTATGACCTTCAGGCGACAGCAGAGGGCGTCGCAGCCTGCGTCACATCTCTGCTGGGCGGGGCCTGTCCTCTTCTGAACCCGCCCACTGCTCCCTGTGACAG CGCCTTGCAGTCCATCTCTGGGACCGTCTCAGCGCTGTACCCACACTGGGCCTCGCTGCAGGTTCTGGCTGGACCCAGTCTTGAGAGTCCTGTCATCACAGCAGCAGCGAATCACAGCAGCCCAACACCGGCTTCCATCAACACTTGTGTTGCCACGACAACAGGTCTGGCTTACGATGAGAAGATGATGGAGCATGTGAACCTGTGGGACAG GCATCACCCTGAACAGCCTCAGAGGATTTCTAAGATCTTCTCCAAACATCAGCAGCAGGGATTGGTCGCCCGTTGCCATCGGATACCCGCCCGCCTGGCGACAGAGGAGGAGCTGGCCGTGTGTCACAG ccTGCAGCACATCGAGCAGATGAAGGCGACGGCGGAGATGAAACCCCGCGACCTTCACAAACTGGGAAACGAGTTCACCTCCATCTTCTTCAGCAACCAGAGCTTCCAGTGCGCCCAGTTGGCTGCTGGAAGCTGCTTCAACGCCGTGGACGCCATCCTTAGTGGCCAG CTGAGTAACGGCGTGGCCATCGTCCGCCCTCCGGGTCACCACGCTGAGAGAGATGCTCCCTGCGGTTTCTGTCTCTTCAACACCGCCGCTCTCGCCGCTCGCTACGCCCAGAAAAACTCCCATGATCCTCAGCTGCGAGTGCTGATCCTTGACTGGGACGTTCACCATGGCAACGGGACGCAGCACATGTTTGAAGACGACGACAG cGTTCTGTACATCTCTCTCCATCGCTATGACAACGGGACATTCTTCCCCTTCTCAGAGGACGCCGCCTCCGACAGGGTGGGCGTGGCCAAGGGAGCGGGCTTTAACGTGAACGTAGCGTGGAGTGGCGGGCGAATGGGCGACTCTGATTACCTGGCAGCATTTCATCACATTGTCATGCCGATCGCTGCCGAG tttaACCCCGGACTGGTTTTGGTGTCGGCCGGATTTGACGCGGCCCGGGGAGATCCGCTGGGCGGGTACCAGGTGACTCCTGAGGGATACGCCCACCTCACACACCTGCTGATGTCACTGGCTGGGGGGCGTGTCCTCATCATCCTGGAG GGCGGTTATAACCTGACGTCCATCTCTGACTCCATGGCGATGTGCACCAGCATGTTGCTAGGAGACGCTCCCCCCTCACTGGCCACACCTTTCCCTCCTCCCCATCACTGTGCAGTGGCAACAATCAGGGAAGTCATCCGACATCACGCCCCCTACTGGCGCTCCCTGAGGATTACCG TTCCAGAGTCGGTGCAGTTGGCCCTCCCCTCCCCAAAGCATCGTGGGAAACGTAGTTCTGAAGGCAAGAAGTCAGACAAACGGccactgccccctgctggacaggAGGTTGCTACG ATGCAGGGTATGGAGCAGCTCACTCAGGGATTGGCCAGTCTAGATATCACTCAAGCCCCGCCCACCCCACAGGAACCGCCCACAATGGAGGTCAAAGGTGATGTGGAGCCTGAGTTGGagaacagccaatcagcagagAGCATGCAGACTCAG aatgttaccatggcaacagcagaCTCAGACCCCAAGGGAGGAGAGGGGTCAGGCGAAGGGGCGGAGCCTACGCCAGAGGGAGCCTGTGGTTGGTCGAAGCCTCAGGTGTCTCTGGAGCTGACGTGCAGCACTGAGATGGGCGGA GACACTCTGTACGTGGTGGACCCTCTGCCCTGGTGTCCTCACCTGGATGCAGTTAAGCCCCTCCCTCCCTCAGGTGTTGACGTCTTCCAGCCGTGCAGTGACTGCGGTTCTGACGCGGAGAACTGGATCTGCCTCACGTGCTATCAG GTGTGCTGCGGTCGCTACGTTAATGAGCACATGGTGACTCACGGCGCCGTGTCAGAGCACCCTGTGGTGCtcagcttctctgatttgtCCGTTTGGTGCTACCTGTGTGAGTCCTATGTCCACCACCAG GTTCTGTTCGAAGCCAAGAACGCCGCTCACTTCGCCAAGTTTGGAGAGGAAGTTCCTCCCTGGTGCTGA